In Drosophila nasuta strain 15112-1781.00 chromosome 2R, ASM2355853v1, whole genome shotgun sequence, a single genomic region encodes these proteins:
- the LOC132787116 gene encoding leucine-rich repeat-containing protein 40 isoform X1, which yields MQSNMMSNIDPSNLLSPFNICECDNAADYSGDFNPEPNLSHPCFTHYGCPFEMSHSRQQQQPEQPSKNNFGNGVAAATSRIPTRGAARPRLSPRINQSFLPVFHERANAEDAALLTNTLWKQARKSGNLSLTNKGMARVPERLYDINDADEDSKTANLEALTLNEEDAWWNQQPLNNLDLSSNALTHISPKIENLNTLTVLQLHDNALVALPPQIGKLEKLVRLNLSHNKLRELPPDLFSLPELRHLNISHNEFVELDPDISNLHMLEFLDASNNNIKSLPGGIGFLVRLTALLLPNNHIKELPPDIVNMRSLQKLDLMKNDLVALPEDMGLLRKLQCLYVQHNDIKELPSFEGNESLNELHASNNFIEQVPKDLCANLPHLKIFDLRDNKINEIPDEVHLLRNLTRLDVTNNSIHQLPVALAHLAHLVSLQVEGNPIKSIRRDIIQCGTSRILKTLQERAQAKDRQGGGAEAQISPAAVECQAQSELPAGNVDNFRHHQHVAPVQANYNIEYQRQFQSQYFMQMQQQEEQQLPQQQPPHCPVYYGQFTHQTEHQASQFQFDPQAAQFNPQVAQFNPYSQMPGCGPFMPEQPQQLNYRQSYAHSQLLPPHILPQREPNYSACAVQSRWVYKLRHTRTLAVNLEGLTQVPDQVFEVAAAENVHVVDFARNQLKQLPNGLQLMSKLVTELVLSQNAIVVVQPFISQFTRISYLNLSNNLLTDLPHEFGVLNTLRELNIGNNRLTFIPKALYELQGLEILLANDNHITALNVAGLENMGRLNTLDLRNNDIDSIPAILGNLTNIKHLELIGNPFRQPRHQILMKGTDAIMSYLRDRIPT from the exons GTTTTACGCACTACGGTTGCCCTTTCGAAATGAGCCACAgccgccaacaacagcagccggaGCAACCGTCCAAGAACAACTTTGGCAATGGTGTCGCCGCCGCCACTAGTCGCATTCCAACCAGAGGCGCAGCTCGGCCACGCCTCTCGCCGCGCATCAATCAATCGTTTCTGCCGGTGTTCCATGAGAGGGCCAACGCTGAGGATGCGGCACTGTTGACCAACACACTGTGGAAGCAGGCACGCAAATCGGGCAACCTCAGTCTCACTAACAAGGGCATGGCACGCG TTCCCGAGCGTCTCTATGACATAAACGATGCGGATGAGGACAGTAAAACAGCGAATCTGGAGGCATTAACGCTAAACGAGGAGGACGCCTGGTGGAATCAGCAGCCACTCAACAATCTCGATTTGAGTTCCAATGCTCTCACACACATCTCGCCCAAGATTgagaatttaaatactttgacGGTGTTGCAGCTGCATGATAATGCTTTGGTTGCCTTGCCGCCGCAAATTGGCAAACTGGAGAAATTGGTGCGCTTGAATCTGAGCCACAACAAGCTCAGAGAGCTGCCTCCGGATCTCTTCAGTTTGCCAGAGTTGCGGCATTTGAATATCTCGCACAATGAGTTCGTCGAACTCGATCCGGACATTAGCAATCTGCACATGCTGGAGTTCTTG GATGCTAGtaacaataacattaaaaGCTTGCCCGGCGGCATTGGGTTCCTGGTGCGTCTAACAGCGTTGCTCCTGCCCAATAACCACATCAAGGAGTTGCCGCCCGACATTGTCAACATGCGCT CTCTACAGAAGCTGGATCTGATGAAGAACGATCTGGTGGCCTTGCCGGAGGACATGGGATTGCTGCGCAAGCTGCAGTGTCTCTATGTACAGCACAATGACATCAAGGAGCTGCCCAGCTTTGAGGGTAACGAGTCGCTTAATGAGTTGCACGCCAGCAACAATTTTATCGAG CAAGTGCCCAAAGATTTGTGTGCCAATTTGCCGCACTTGAAGATCTTTGATTTGCGCGACAATAAGATTAACGAAATCCCAGATGAAGTGCATTTGTTGCGCAATCTCACTCGCCTCGATGTCACGAACAATTCCATTCACCAGCTGCCAGTTGCTTTAGCCCATTTGGCACATTTGGTCAGCCTGCAAGTGGAAGGCAATCCCATCAAGAGCATTCGACGCGACATCATTCAATGCGGCACTTCGCGCATTCTGAAGACGCTGCAGGAACGCGCCCAAGCCAAGGATCGTCAAGGAGGAGGCGCCGAAGCGCAGATTAGCCCAGCAGCTGTTGAGTGTCAAGCGCAGTCTGAGCTGCCCGCTGGCAATGTGGACAA CTTTCGGCATCATCAACATGTGGCGCCTGTGCAGGCGAACTACAACATTGAGTATCAGCGTCAGTTTCAGAGTCagtattttatgcaaatgcaacagcaagagGAGCAACAACTACCTCAGCAGCAACCGCCGCATTGTCCTGTTTACTATGGACAGTTTACACATCAAACGGAGCACCAGGCATCTCAGTTTCAATTTGATCCTCAAGCCGCGCAGTTTAATCCGCAAGTTGCGCAGTTTAATCCTTATTCCCAAATGCCAGGCTGTGGTCCCTTTATGCCCGaacaaccacagcagctgAACTACCGTCAATCCTATGCGCATTCCCAACTTTTACCGCCGCACATTCTGCCACAAAGGGAGCCCAATTACTCTGCTTGTGCCGTGCAATCACGTTGGGT ATACAAATTGCGACATACACGCACATTAGCTGTCAATTTAGAAGGTCTTACTCAAGTGCCGGATCAGGTCTTTGAGGTTGCTGCCGCTGAGAATGTGCACGTCGTTGACTTTGCGCGCAATCAACTCAAACAGTTGCCTAATGG CTTGCAGCTCATGTCAAAGCTGGTCACGGAGCTTGTGCTCTCACAGAATGCTATTGTCGTGGTTCAGCCTTTCATCTCGCAATTTACGCGCATTTCGTATTTGAATTTATCCAACAATCTGCTCACGGATCTGCCCCATGAATTTGGCGTACTGAATACGCTGCGTGAACTCAATATTGGTAACAATCG CCTCACCTTCATACCCAAGGCATTGTATGAGCTGCAAGGCTTGGAAATCTTGTTGGCCAATGACAATCACATTACGGCCTTGAATGTGGCGGGTCTGGAGAACATGGGACGACTAAATACGCTGGATTTGCGTAACAATGATATTGACTCAATACCGGCCATACTTGGCAACCTGACAAACATTAA ACACTTGGAGCTGATTGGCAACCCATTCCGGCAGCCGCGTCATCAGATCCTCATGAAGGGCACCGATGCCATAATGTCGTACCTGCGCGATCGCATTCCCACCTAA
- the LOC132787116 gene encoding leucine-rich repeat-containing protein 40 isoform X3 yields MQSNMMSNIDPSNLLSPFNICECDNAADYSGDFNPEPNLSHPCFTHYGCPFEMSHSRQQQQPEQPSKNNFGNGVAAATSRIPTRGAARPRLSPRINQSFLPVFHERANAEDAALLTNTLWKQARKSGNLSLTNKGMARVPERLYDINDADEDSKTANLEALTLNEEDAWWNQQPLNNLDLSSNALTHISPKIENLNTLTVLQLHDNALVALPPQIGKLEKLVRLNLSHNKLRELPPDLFSLPELRHLNISHNEFVELDPDISNLHMLEFLDASNNNIKSLPGGIGFLVRLTALLLPNNHIKELPPDIVNMRSLQKLDLMKNDLVALPEDMGLLRKLQCLYVQHNDIKELPSFEGNESLNELHASNNFIEQVPKDLCANLPHLKIFDLRDNKINEIPDEVHLLRNLTRLDVTNNSIHQLPVALAHLAHLVSLQVEGNPIKSIRRDIIQCGTSRILKTLQERAQAKDRQGGGAEAQISPAAVECQAQSELPAGNVDKYKLRHTRTLAVNLEGLTQVPDQVFEVAAAENVHVVDFARNQLKQLPNGLQLMSKLVTELVLSQNAIVVVQPFISQFTRISYLNLSNNLLTDLPHEFGVLNTLRELNIGNNRLTFIPKALYELQGLEILLANDNHITALNVAGLENMGRLNTLDLRNNDIDSIPAILGNLTNIKHLELIGNPFRQPRHQILMKGTDAIMSYLRDRIPT; encoded by the exons GTTTTACGCACTACGGTTGCCCTTTCGAAATGAGCCACAgccgccaacaacagcagccggaGCAACCGTCCAAGAACAACTTTGGCAATGGTGTCGCCGCCGCCACTAGTCGCATTCCAACCAGAGGCGCAGCTCGGCCACGCCTCTCGCCGCGCATCAATCAATCGTTTCTGCCGGTGTTCCATGAGAGGGCCAACGCTGAGGATGCGGCACTGTTGACCAACACACTGTGGAAGCAGGCACGCAAATCGGGCAACCTCAGTCTCACTAACAAGGGCATGGCACGCG TTCCCGAGCGTCTCTATGACATAAACGATGCGGATGAGGACAGTAAAACAGCGAATCTGGAGGCATTAACGCTAAACGAGGAGGACGCCTGGTGGAATCAGCAGCCACTCAACAATCTCGATTTGAGTTCCAATGCTCTCACACACATCTCGCCCAAGATTgagaatttaaatactttgacGGTGTTGCAGCTGCATGATAATGCTTTGGTTGCCTTGCCGCCGCAAATTGGCAAACTGGAGAAATTGGTGCGCTTGAATCTGAGCCACAACAAGCTCAGAGAGCTGCCTCCGGATCTCTTCAGTTTGCCAGAGTTGCGGCATTTGAATATCTCGCACAATGAGTTCGTCGAACTCGATCCGGACATTAGCAATCTGCACATGCTGGAGTTCTTG GATGCTAGtaacaataacattaaaaGCTTGCCCGGCGGCATTGGGTTCCTGGTGCGTCTAACAGCGTTGCTCCTGCCCAATAACCACATCAAGGAGTTGCCGCCCGACATTGTCAACATGCGCT CTCTACAGAAGCTGGATCTGATGAAGAACGATCTGGTGGCCTTGCCGGAGGACATGGGATTGCTGCGCAAGCTGCAGTGTCTCTATGTACAGCACAATGACATCAAGGAGCTGCCCAGCTTTGAGGGTAACGAGTCGCTTAATGAGTTGCACGCCAGCAACAATTTTATCGAG CAAGTGCCCAAAGATTTGTGTGCCAATTTGCCGCACTTGAAGATCTTTGATTTGCGCGACAATAAGATTAACGAAATCCCAGATGAAGTGCATTTGTTGCGCAATCTCACTCGCCTCGATGTCACGAACAATTCCATTCACCAGCTGCCAGTTGCTTTAGCCCATTTGGCACATTTGGTCAGCCTGCAAGTGGAAGGCAATCCCATCAAGAGCATTCGACGCGACATCATTCAATGCGGCACTTCGCGCATTCTGAAGACGCTGCAGGAACGCGCCCAAGCCAAGGATCGTCAAGGAGGAGGCGCCGAAGCGCAGATTAGCCCAGCAGCTGTTGAGTGTCAAGCGCAGTCTGAGCTGCCCGCTGGCAATGTGGACAA ATACAAATTGCGACATACACGCACATTAGCTGTCAATTTAGAAGGTCTTACTCAAGTGCCGGATCAGGTCTTTGAGGTTGCTGCCGCTGAGAATGTGCACGTCGTTGACTTTGCGCGCAATCAACTCAAACAGTTGCCTAATGG CTTGCAGCTCATGTCAAAGCTGGTCACGGAGCTTGTGCTCTCACAGAATGCTATTGTCGTGGTTCAGCCTTTCATCTCGCAATTTACGCGCATTTCGTATTTGAATTTATCCAACAATCTGCTCACGGATCTGCCCCATGAATTTGGCGTACTGAATACGCTGCGTGAACTCAATATTGGTAACAATCG CCTCACCTTCATACCCAAGGCATTGTATGAGCTGCAAGGCTTGGAAATCTTGTTGGCCAATGACAATCACATTACGGCCTTGAATGTGGCGGGTCTGGAGAACATGGGACGACTAAATACGCTGGATTTGCGTAACAATGATATTGACTCAATACCGGCCATACTTGGCAACCTGACAAACATTAA ACACTTGGAGCTGATTGGCAACCCATTCCGGCAGCCGCGTCATCAGATCCTCATGAAGGGCACCGATGCCATAATGTCGTACCTGCGCGATCGCATTCCCACCTAA
- the LOC132787116 gene encoding leucine-rich repeat-containing protein 40 isoform X2, producing the protein MLADIFSMCRALAARGSVSVIPVKIASSRERSKTTPRKQLTSFCICGPHAHPRRLRRRYYQIREFQMASSGDELESEDPDDELELDDQPEVAAAPIPERLYDINDADEDSKTANLEALTLNEEDAWWNQQPLNNLDLSSNALTHISPKIENLNTLTVLQLHDNALVALPPQIGKLEKLVRLNLSHNKLRELPPDLFSLPELRHLNISHNEFVELDPDISNLHMLEFLDASNNNIKSLPGGIGFLVRLTALLLPNNHIKELPPDIVNMRSLQKLDLMKNDLVALPEDMGLLRKLQCLYVQHNDIKELPSFEGNESLNELHASNNFIEQVPKDLCANLPHLKIFDLRDNKINEIPDEVHLLRNLTRLDVTNNSIHQLPVALAHLAHLVSLQVEGNPIKSIRRDIIQCGTSRILKTLQERAQAKDRQGGGAEAQISPAAVECQAQSELPAGNVDNFRHHQHVAPVQANYNIEYQRQFQSQYFMQMQQQEEQQLPQQQPPHCPVYYGQFTHQTEHQASQFQFDPQAAQFNPQVAQFNPYSQMPGCGPFMPEQPQQLNYRQSYAHSQLLPPHILPQREPNYSACAVQSRWVYKLRHTRTLAVNLEGLTQVPDQVFEVAAAENVHVVDFARNQLKQLPNGLQLMSKLVTELVLSQNAIVVVQPFISQFTRISYLNLSNNLLTDLPHEFGVLNTLRELNIGNNRLTFIPKALYELQGLEILLANDNHITALNVAGLENMGRLNTLDLRNNDIDSIPAILGNLTNIKHLELIGNPFRQPRHQILMKGTDAIMSYLRDRIPT; encoded by the exons ATGCTAGCTGACATTTTTAGTATGTGCCGTGCGCTTGCTGCTCGCGGAAGTGTCAGCGTCATTCCCGTCAAGATTGCGTCGTCCAGGGAACGGTCGAAAACAACGCCACGCAAACAGCTCACATCGTTTTGCATATGTGGTCCGCATGCTCATCCGCGACGCTTGCGACGACGCTACTATCAGATCCGTGAATTTCAAATGGCCTCCTCGGGCGACGAGTTGGAGAGCGAGGATCCCGACGATGAGCTCGAACTGGATGATCAACcagaagttgctgctgctccca TTCCCGAGCGTCTCTATGACATAAACGATGCGGATGAGGACAGTAAAACAGCGAATCTGGAGGCATTAACGCTAAACGAGGAGGACGCCTGGTGGAATCAGCAGCCACTCAACAATCTCGATTTGAGTTCCAATGCTCTCACACACATCTCGCCCAAGATTgagaatttaaatactttgacGGTGTTGCAGCTGCATGATAATGCTTTGGTTGCCTTGCCGCCGCAAATTGGCAAACTGGAGAAATTGGTGCGCTTGAATCTGAGCCACAACAAGCTCAGAGAGCTGCCTCCGGATCTCTTCAGTTTGCCAGAGTTGCGGCATTTGAATATCTCGCACAATGAGTTCGTCGAACTCGATCCGGACATTAGCAATCTGCACATGCTGGAGTTCTTG GATGCTAGtaacaataacattaaaaGCTTGCCCGGCGGCATTGGGTTCCTGGTGCGTCTAACAGCGTTGCTCCTGCCCAATAACCACATCAAGGAGTTGCCGCCCGACATTGTCAACATGCGCT CTCTACAGAAGCTGGATCTGATGAAGAACGATCTGGTGGCCTTGCCGGAGGACATGGGATTGCTGCGCAAGCTGCAGTGTCTCTATGTACAGCACAATGACATCAAGGAGCTGCCCAGCTTTGAGGGTAACGAGTCGCTTAATGAGTTGCACGCCAGCAACAATTTTATCGAG CAAGTGCCCAAAGATTTGTGTGCCAATTTGCCGCACTTGAAGATCTTTGATTTGCGCGACAATAAGATTAACGAAATCCCAGATGAAGTGCATTTGTTGCGCAATCTCACTCGCCTCGATGTCACGAACAATTCCATTCACCAGCTGCCAGTTGCTTTAGCCCATTTGGCACATTTGGTCAGCCTGCAAGTGGAAGGCAATCCCATCAAGAGCATTCGACGCGACATCATTCAATGCGGCACTTCGCGCATTCTGAAGACGCTGCAGGAACGCGCCCAAGCCAAGGATCGTCAAGGAGGAGGCGCCGAAGCGCAGATTAGCCCAGCAGCTGTTGAGTGTCAAGCGCAGTCTGAGCTGCCCGCTGGCAATGTGGACAA CTTTCGGCATCATCAACATGTGGCGCCTGTGCAGGCGAACTACAACATTGAGTATCAGCGTCAGTTTCAGAGTCagtattttatgcaaatgcaacagcaagagGAGCAACAACTACCTCAGCAGCAACCGCCGCATTGTCCTGTTTACTATGGACAGTTTACACATCAAACGGAGCACCAGGCATCTCAGTTTCAATTTGATCCTCAAGCCGCGCAGTTTAATCCGCAAGTTGCGCAGTTTAATCCTTATTCCCAAATGCCAGGCTGTGGTCCCTTTATGCCCGaacaaccacagcagctgAACTACCGTCAATCCTATGCGCATTCCCAACTTTTACCGCCGCACATTCTGCCACAAAGGGAGCCCAATTACTCTGCTTGTGCCGTGCAATCACGTTGGGT ATACAAATTGCGACATACACGCACATTAGCTGTCAATTTAGAAGGTCTTACTCAAGTGCCGGATCAGGTCTTTGAGGTTGCTGCCGCTGAGAATGTGCACGTCGTTGACTTTGCGCGCAATCAACTCAAACAGTTGCCTAATGG CTTGCAGCTCATGTCAAAGCTGGTCACGGAGCTTGTGCTCTCACAGAATGCTATTGTCGTGGTTCAGCCTTTCATCTCGCAATTTACGCGCATTTCGTATTTGAATTTATCCAACAATCTGCTCACGGATCTGCCCCATGAATTTGGCGTACTGAATACGCTGCGTGAACTCAATATTGGTAACAATCG CCTCACCTTCATACCCAAGGCATTGTATGAGCTGCAAGGCTTGGAAATCTTGTTGGCCAATGACAATCACATTACGGCCTTGAATGTGGCGGGTCTGGAGAACATGGGACGACTAAATACGCTGGATTTGCGTAACAATGATATTGACTCAATACCGGCCATACTTGGCAACCTGACAAACATTAA ACACTTGGAGCTGATTGGCAACCCATTCCGGCAGCCGCGTCATCAGATCCTCATGAAGGGCACCGATGCCATAATGTCGTACCTGCGCGATCGCATTCCCACCTAA
- the LOC132787116 gene encoding leucine-rich repeat-containing protein 40 isoform X4, protein MLADIFSMCRALAARGSVSVIPVKIASSRERSKTTPRKQLTSFCICGPHAHPRRLRRRYYQIREFQMASSGDELESEDPDDELELDDQPEVAAAPIPERLYDINDADEDSKTANLEALTLNEEDAWWNQQPLNNLDLSSNALTHISPKIENLNTLTVLQLHDNALVALPPQIGKLEKLVRLNLSHNKLRELPPDLFSLPELRHLNISHNEFVELDPDISNLHMLEFLDASNNNIKSLPGGIGFLVRLTALLLPNNHIKELPPDIVNMRSLQKLDLMKNDLVALPEDMGLLRKLQCLYVQHNDIKELPSFEGNESLNELHASNNFIEQVPKDLCANLPHLKIFDLRDNKINEIPDEVHLLRNLTRLDVTNNSIHQLPVALAHLAHLVSLQVEGNPIKSIRRDIIQCGTSRILKTLQERAQAKDRQGGGAEAQISPAAVECQAQSELPAGNVDKYKLRHTRTLAVNLEGLTQVPDQVFEVAAAENVHVVDFARNQLKQLPNGLQLMSKLVTELVLSQNAIVVVQPFISQFTRISYLNLSNNLLTDLPHEFGVLNTLRELNIGNNRLTFIPKALYELQGLEILLANDNHITALNVAGLENMGRLNTLDLRNNDIDSIPAILGNLTNIKHLELIGNPFRQPRHQILMKGTDAIMSYLRDRIPT, encoded by the exons ATGCTAGCTGACATTTTTAGTATGTGCCGTGCGCTTGCTGCTCGCGGAAGTGTCAGCGTCATTCCCGTCAAGATTGCGTCGTCCAGGGAACGGTCGAAAACAACGCCACGCAAACAGCTCACATCGTTTTGCATATGTGGTCCGCATGCTCATCCGCGACGCTTGCGACGACGCTACTATCAGATCCGTGAATTTCAAATGGCCTCCTCGGGCGACGAGTTGGAGAGCGAGGATCCCGACGATGAGCTCGAACTGGATGATCAACcagaagttgctgctgctccca TTCCCGAGCGTCTCTATGACATAAACGATGCGGATGAGGACAGTAAAACAGCGAATCTGGAGGCATTAACGCTAAACGAGGAGGACGCCTGGTGGAATCAGCAGCCACTCAACAATCTCGATTTGAGTTCCAATGCTCTCACACACATCTCGCCCAAGATTgagaatttaaatactttgacGGTGTTGCAGCTGCATGATAATGCTTTGGTTGCCTTGCCGCCGCAAATTGGCAAACTGGAGAAATTGGTGCGCTTGAATCTGAGCCACAACAAGCTCAGAGAGCTGCCTCCGGATCTCTTCAGTTTGCCAGAGTTGCGGCATTTGAATATCTCGCACAATGAGTTCGTCGAACTCGATCCGGACATTAGCAATCTGCACATGCTGGAGTTCTTG GATGCTAGtaacaataacattaaaaGCTTGCCCGGCGGCATTGGGTTCCTGGTGCGTCTAACAGCGTTGCTCCTGCCCAATAACCACATCAAGGAGTTGCCGCCCGACATTGTCAACATGCGCT CTCTACAGAAGCTGGATCTGATGAAGAACGATCTGGTGGCCTTGCCGGAGGACATGGGATTGCTGCGCAAGCTGCAGTGTCTCTATGTACAGCACAATGACATCAAGGAGCTGCCCAGCTTTGAGGGTAACGAGTCGCTTAATGAGTTGCACGCCAGCAACAATTTTATCGAG CAAGTGCCCAAAGATTTGTGTGCCAATTTGCCGCACTTGAAGATCTTTGATTTGCGCGACAATAAGATTAACGAAATCCCAGATGAAGTGCATTTGTTGCGCAATCTCACTCGCCTCGATGTCACGAACAATTCCATTCACCAGCTGCCAGTTGCTTTAGCCCATTTGGCACATTTGGTCAGCCTGCAAGTGGAAGGCAATCCCATCAAGAGCATTCGACGCGACATCATTCAATGCGGCACTTCGCGCATTCTGAAGACGCTGCAGGAACGCGCCCAAGCCAAGGATCGTCAAGGAGGAGGCGCCGAAGCGCAGATTAGCCCAGCAGCTGTTGAGTGTCAAGCGCAGTCTGAGCTGCCCGCTGGCAATGTGGACAA ATACAAATTGCGACATACACGCACATTAGCTGTCAATTTAGAAGGTCTTACTCAAGTGCCGGATCAGGTCTTTGAGGTTGCTGCCGCTGAGAATGTGCACGTCGTTGACTTTGCGCGCAATCAACTCAAACAGTTGCCTAATGG CTTGCAGCTCATGTCAAAGCTGGTCACGGAGCTTGTGCTCTCACAGAATGCTATTGTCGTGGTTCAGCCTTTCATCTCGCAATTTACGCGCATTTCGTATTTGAATTTATCCAACAATCTGCTCACGGATCTGCCCCATGAATTTGGCGTACTGAATACGCTGCGTGAACTCAATATTGGTAACAATCG CCTCACCTTCATACCCAAGGCATTGTATGAGCTGCAAGGCTTGGAAATCTTGTTGGCCAATGACAATCACATTACGGCCTTGAATGTGGCGGGTCTGGAGAACATGGGACGACTAAATACGCTGGATTTGCGTAACAATGATATTGACTCAATACCGGCCATACTTGGCAACCTGACAAACATTAA ACACTTGGAGCTGATTGGCAACCCATTCCGGCAGCCGCGTCATCAGATCCTCATGAAGGGCACCGATGCCATAATGTCGTACCTGCGCGATCGCATTCCCACCTAA